CCCAACGCGCCGCCATTCCTCGACGCGCTCCACCGTGCATCCCCAGTAGCGTTCAGGGTGTGCGAGCACGGGGACGATGCCGCTCATCCTGAGCCGAAAGAGCTCTTCCGACGCGTTAGGCGGGATCATCATGCGCGGGAACTCGACGAGGACCGCACTCGAGCCGCCGAGCGACAGCCGCCGGTCGCGCAGGTCGGCACCGGGCTGATCGAGCATGATTTCCCAGCCGAGCTTGAGCTCCGGGCTCTCGACGGCGGCGGCTCGAAGTGAGGCGAGAATCTCGAGATGGCGCTCGTACGGCGCGGCCGCGGCGCGTGATGCGTCCAGATGCGGCGTGCAGACGACGATCTGTACGCCGTCGGCGGCGAAGCGCGCGAGGATCGGGATGGAGACATCGGCCGAGGGTGATCCGTCGTCGACGCCGGGAAGCAAGTGCGTGTGTACGTCGATCATCGATCAGGCGTCGGGCGAGGTCGGCTCTCCCGCCAGTGCTCCGAGCCGCGTCATCGCGGCCGTGGCGCGGTCATCGAGTTTCGCGATGTCAGCGGCCGCCGCTTCGAAGGCATAAGTGACGAGTGCGTCGGCCGCGAGGAGATCGATCGCCGAGTCCCGTCCGAGGGCATCAGGCTGCAAGAGTCGCTCGAGCAGCCCGGTCGCCGCATCGAGGCAGAGCGCGGCTGCGCGTGACGCGTCGTCCTCGGCGCGCCGGCCTAACGCCTCGACGATTCGCTCCATCAGCGCGGGCGGCGGGGCGGGCGTCCGCGATCGCAGCCAGTCGAGCAGCGTCATCACGCCCCGCCGAGGGCGGCGCCCACGAGCTCCAATCCGCGCTGTGCTGCCTCGTCGAATCGATCGGCGTCGGGAAGACCGGCTTGCGCCATATGCGCCTTCCCGCCGCCGCGCCCGCCGGCGGCGGCCGCGATCTCCTTGATCAGCGTGTCGGCGCGAATGCCGCGCTCGCGCAGATCGTCGCTGACGATGACGATGACGCCTCCCTTCCCGTCCGAGAATTTGCTGCCGACGACGCCGACGCCGCTGCCGATGCGCTCTCGTAAGGCGTCGCCGAACACCTGGAGCTCGCGCACGTCACCCGCGCGCACCGTCCCGGACACATAGCGCACGCCGTTCGCGCCAACCGACACCGCTTTCTCGAGCAGCGTCTGCAGTTGATCGCCGCCGCCGCGCATCGCTTCCTCGAGCCGACGCTCGAGCGCTCGCCGCTCCTCGACCAGCTGATTGACCCGGCGCTCTACCTGATCCGCGGGAACGCGAAGCGAATCGGCCACACGATGCAGCGCGCGCTCTTCGCCGCGGACGAACTCGTATGCGCCCGGACCGGTCACTCCTTCGATCCGGCGAACGCCAGCCGCGACTCCCGTCTCGCTCACGATCTTGAAGAATCCGATCTGCGCCGTGTTGCGCACGTGCGTGCCGCCGCAGAGCTCCATCGAGAAGCCAGGGATCTTCACGACGCGCACGACGTCGCCGTATTTCTCGCCGAACAGCGCCATCGCGCCAGCGTCGCGCGCTTCCTGATACGCCATCTCGTCCGTCGTGACCGGGATCGCCTGCCAGATCTCGCGGTTCACGAGTGCTTCGATCTCCTCGAGACGCTCTCGCTTCACCGGCCCGTGATGAGTAAAGTCGAATCGCAGTCGTTCCGGCGCCACGAGCGAGCCCGCCTGATGGACGGCTTCGCCGAGCACCTGCCGCAATGCCGCGTGCAACAGGTGCGTCGCCGTATGATTGCGTTCCGTCTCATGACGCCGCTCGCTCGGCACGCGCGCGGTGACGCGCCCGAAGCGAAAGGTGCCAACGAGCGGACCGA
The genomic region above belongs to Gemmatimonadaceae bacterium and contains:
- a CDS encoding CpsB/CapC family capsule biosynthesis tyrosine phosphatase: MIDVHTHLLPGVDDGSPSADVSIPILARFAADGVQIVVCTPHLDASRAAAAPYERHLEILASLRAAAVESPELKLGWEIMLDQPGADLRDRRLSLGGSSAVLVEFPRMMIPPNASEELFRLRMSGIVPVLAHPERYWGCTVERVEEWRRVGAVIQTDVAGVFASGPQGTVAASLLEEGLVDLLASDTHGDSRALLPAHRWLTELGADDAADLLTRRNAAHLLANEPIEPVPPIGRRRGVFDRLKELLLGSR